Proteins encoded within one genomic window of Rhododendron vialii isolate Sample 1 chromosome 1a, ASM3025357v1:
- the LOC131317707 gene encoding E3 ubiquitin-protein ligase RSL1-like, with protein sequence MATTSSVATDLDSDLPALAALQHRELIAAHAVDSDLDFAFHLQLQEAITASLSLLPSSSSPSPPSPPQNDDVLNFSFLQAQELENFGSSHHDRLLTQAEIKAASVDLHRRIHDRKIAAEIDQMSEDEWDQYGDNFARPYGEGSSSGADATTFRVYCKGLVSEERVGLVGIGVAICDERDDLVFEIRKPVVGSGRSRQVAEIGALIEGLSAAVDLELKRVVFYCDYYPLYQFVLGRWPPKQSKIATLVSQVNLLQRKFVYSAPVLVARNDIKYAFKLARDAIVSQINRPLGSSSLKNMYETCVICLDEIDTGQIFSVDGCLHRYCFSCMKQHVEVKLLNGMLPKCPHEGCNSELKIETSRKFLTPKLIEIMSQRLEEASIPVTEKIYCPYPDCSALMSKSEVLEYSKRTLFGTERLGVRKCSKCEKLFCINCKVPWHSNTSCLDYKSRNPYPPAADAKLKTLADENLWRQCVKCNHMIELESGCYHMTCRCGYEFCYTCGSEWKNKKATCSCPLFDDAEEDYEEDDFENEDDDFEDDDDDFVYYDGMRIYI encoded by the exons ATGGCAACGACGTCGTCGGTGGCAACGGACCTAGACTCCGACCTCCCCGCCCTCGCCGCCCTACAACACCGCGAGCTCATCGCGGCCCACGCCGTCGACTCCGACCTCGACTTCGCCTTCCACCTCCAACTCCAAGAAGCCATCACcgcctccctctccctcctcccctcctcctcctccccctcccctccctcACCCCCTCAAAACGACGACGTCCTCAACTTCTCCTTCCTCCAAGCCCAAGAACTCGAAAACTTCGGAAGCTCGCACCACGACCGCCTCCTCACCCAAGCCGAAATAAAAGCCGCCAGCGTCGATCTACACCGTCGGATCCACGACCGGAAGATCGCGGCCGAGATCGATCAGATGTCGGAGGACGAGTGGGACCAGTACGGGGATAACTTCGCGAGGCCGTACGGGGAGGGGTCGAGCAGCGGTGCGGATGCGACGACGTTTAGGGTTTACTGCAAGGGTTTGGTGAGCGAGGAGAGGGTGGGTTTGGTTGGGATTGGTGTGGCGATATGCGATGAGAGGGATGACTTGGTTTTCGAGATTAGGAAACCAGTGGTTGGGAGCGGGAGGAGCCGGCAGGTGGCGGAGATTGGGGCGTTGATTGAAGGGCTGAGTGCTGCCGTTGATTTGGAGTTGAAGAGAGTCGTGTTTTACTGCGATTACTATCCGCTTTACCAGTTT GTTCTTGGTCGATGGCCACCCAAGCAATCGAAGATTGCAACTTTAGTTAGTCAGGTGAACCTCCtccaaagaaaatttgtttactCAGCCCCAGTCCTTGTAGCCCGGAATGATATCAAATATGCATTTAAGCTTGCACGAGATGCAATTGTTTCTCAGATCAACAGGCCTTTAGGATCTAGCAGTTTGAAGAACATGTATGAGACTTGTGTAATATGTTTAGACGAAATAGATACCGGCCAGATTTTCTCGGTTGATGGGTGTTTGCATCGTTATTGCTTTTCTTGTATGAAACAACACGTTGAAGTGAAGTTGCTTAATGGGATGCTACCCAAATGCCCACATGAAGGCTGTAATTCTGAACTGAAAATTGAGACCAGCCGAAAGTTCTTGACTCCTAAATTAATTGAGATTATGAGCCAACGCTTGGAGGAAGCGTCCATTCCTGTTACTGAGAAAATTTATTGCCCATATCCTGACTGCTCAGCCTTAATGTCAAAAAGTGAGGTCTTAGAATATTCGAAGAGGACATTATTCGGTACTGAAAGGCTGGGAGTCAGGAAATGCTCAAAGTGTGAAAAACTCTTTTGTATCAATTGCAAGGTTCCATGGCACAGCAACACGAGCTGCCTTGACTACAAAAGTAGAAATCCCTATCCCCCTGCAGCAGATGCAAAGCTGAAGACCCTTGCAGATGAGAACCTATGGCGTCAGTGCGTAAAGTGCAACCACATGATTGAACTAGAATCGGGGTGTTACCACATGACTTGCAG GTGTGGGTACGAGTTTTGCTACACTTGTGGATCTGAGTGGAAGAACAAGAAAGCAACATGCTCCTGTCCACTATTTGACGATGCTGAAGAGGATTATGAGGaggatgattttgaaaatgaagatgatgattttgaggatgatgatgatgattttgttTACTACGACGGAATGAGGATCTATATTTGA